Genomic segment of Primulina tabacum isolate GXHZ01 chromosome 11, ASM2559414v2, whole genome shotgun sequence:
aaacaacaaccctagtatgtgattttgttgggcaactcaaattgaatctcatttgagttgtgtcttctcccaaaacaaaacatgaattatacttttgtcttcccggtctgacgaagacgaagtcttgtattccaatgtGTCCAtatcagtctggcaatgacaattgcataaatacaatatcagtatataattcgattcaagacctgttctgatcaatactcaattcagtatataatctgatccatatctgaacaaggtacaatctaattcatatcaataatatcacgatacaatcgaaatcattactgaatctgatcaatatcaatctactgatttttcgacggcatagcaatacagtcacgataaccccgtctatctcaacatcacagatataataccagaattcagtacaactcacaatctgaataataacacaactctgatatagaatctcaactaaatcaactctgaaattcataacaatttcataaacagtctattctttaatctgacttcagttatacaatgtctactgtagcagaaacatcatatctgacaatatcataacttcaaatcgtgtctaaacgtaacaaaacttacgtccagttatagcctgcgttgataggaactcggtgctgaagtcggattgaaaatctaacggcctgatctttcacaatcacaaatctacaaaggcgtaaggattttctctcaaaagctttatcccttttctgaattttaaTAAGGAGAagcgtgcaattcttatatatatactgcatgcaacaccaggaaacgtggcttatttttcatgttgcacgtcacaccgcgggtgcgctcattcaataaccgcgggtgcgctcagtgtaatgatatacatcaacttttccgaaagcttcgaccgcgggtgcgctcagtcctgtaacgcgggtgcgtTGACCtcactggtacaacaccgcgggtgcgatctgtctagcaccgcgggtgcgatctgtctagcaccgcgggtgcggtgtcacttccgtaattaatctccaactctctgtccatcaaccgtgggtgcggtcttgttcgtagcgcgggtgcgctcatgctactgtaattcttccacaattcatgagatcaaccgcgggtgcggtcctttccttaccgcggttgcggtctatatttcatgcaccacttcataatctcatttagtgcttctcattacatgtcatgcatactcatatcttcagaatatcacatcaatgaagattaaTAAATCTTGAGCCTTACATAAGCTTGCTCGAGAAAATATTAACCTGGAGAATCGAACTCTTGACCGTTGACTAAACGATCATGTACTCTATCAAAACGAACATCAATAGAGATAAAATTGTGTTACAACTTGTGAATAATTGTGATTATGGTTGTTTAATTTATAAAACTTTGTTTTTAGAATGACAATCTTAGTTTTTTTCACCGAAGTTTAGAAATGTATGCGCAAAGTCACTAACATCGATCTGGTTTCACGTCATCTCTTTGAATTATAAGAGAAGCAAAATTATCTGAATATAATTGAAATTTGAATAACTAGTCGACTAAAATCAAAATTAGACAAATTTACGAGACATGTATTGCAATTTTCTCTAAATaagaatttaaattaaaataaaaaatgtttttatattgtttgattaattattttatcgtTTAAGATGTTACATATTCGAttctttaatcgaactatactGAAATAAatttaacttaataaatcaCAATATAGTTTCTCAAAATCTTGTTGAACTTGTGAAGAGTGAAAGGCGTGAGATCTTTGTTAGTGATGTCAATTATTGTTCGATGCGACTACATGACGTTGGTCTCACGTgcagaatttgagataataaaacacgaaaataaagaataaattggacaccaaaatttacgtgaaaaacccctaaaaaattattatggtaAAAATCACGAACAAAATGAAAAGAATtctactataatattttgtggtgtacaactcactcactgtgtttccaaaaagAACACACAGTCTCTTAATACACGAGAAAAAACATcttacaaatattataaaactaaGTACGTAAAtgttataagatgagagaaaactcgaaaaatGGATGATTTCATAATGAAGGATGAGCTTTATTTATAGAGTCCATTGTCCGTGTAAAGACACGTTTTATACGCGTCTTCCGTCTTCGAAATTATTCAAACCACCCACGTTTTTGCCACCGATATTATTAAATAGAATATGCCACATTTGGCCCCACCTATTGCCGATACATAAAACCATCGAATAAATCTAATCGAGAttttaagaaattataaacatatTCCCGAtacaacaaaattaaataattcgGTTAACTGAGTTTTTAAAAGTAGTACACAATAACATATATAGCTTCGTTCTTGCAACGTTTGGTGACATGAATTTTCATGAACGACGACAATGGGAACTACAATTTCGATAAATGTGCtctcatataaataaattatataaaaataactaaatccagtataaaatttatttcgaGATCTAAGGTAAATTAATTGATTTGGTTTTTTCTTGTCATTGTCTTTCTAATTATACATGATCAAATTACTatatttcttgaattaaagCAAGTAATGAAAGAAGAATCATCTTCCACGTTTATATTCAATTTGAGGAAATTGCAATTTAGTTCTTGTACGTGCTTATTTgtaattttgataatatatgatatcaAATTTTAGTATTTCCAATATCTTTTGAATTTTGACAATctattaaaaatgaataaatttattaaaaaaattaaatataacaaactaaaattaaaatttaacaacTTAGAATACGAAAATGACAAATAGGAAAAGAGTAGGTATCTTTTGAGACattctcacgaatttttatttgtgatacgggtcaaccctaccgatattcataataaaaaataatactcttaacataaaaaataatattttttcatgaatgacacaaataagatacccgtctcacaaaatacgacccgtgagaccgtctcacacaaatttttgccgaAAAATGACAATTGTTTATGgagaaataattaaatataagaCGTACCAACAAGGATTTGTGCATGCATGGAATGGAATGGCCGGTGTCTAATCTTGATTCTTGATCCTTTATACCTAACATCATTCATGCAtggtttttatataaaattttataatttggtTGTGTTCGCACATTCAGTAACTTTGGTTTCCTTCCATCCATTAATTAATGTTGACTTTGCCAAAGGggtctcaatttttttaaatttacgaCCCATTAAATTTTCTTACAAAACAATACACATTCTGTCGAAAAttgtgttgggtgcaataattgtccattTTGATTAAAGCAATCAAAATATAGTGTTTGGTATGATGTACGattgaaaatatttgaattatatcattagttataacttttggtaaaactACAAGTGCTCGATACTACAAAtagttttttttccaaaattttgttTGAGTGATATGCTTGAAGAAcgaataattatattttaaaaaaatatatgtatatatcttaatttgattgaaaaattaGTGGAAATTGGCTAGTATGatgtataaatttaaattaaattaaagcaCATACGACacaacaattaaattaaatacgtGTATATATCACCTGGTATATATATAGCTAGTGTCTATCttaatatattttcaaataatacatgTTGCATCGACATCTCTAAACttttatcattttcaaaactaacacaaaatcaatttcaggggaaaaaaatattaaagagatattttcttaaatatcAGTAAAAACTTTCATTGGACATCTAATTTTTTaaagcaaaaacttatgtgagacggtttctcacgggtcgtattttgtgagacggatttcttatttgggtcatccatgaaaaaaatattattttttatgctaagagaattactctttattgtgaatatcgatagagttgattcgtctcatagataaagatatgtgagaccgtctcataaaagCCCTACTCAATTTTTAATTCTTTATcgattaaaacaaaaaaaatcataaaaactaAATCAGGGACtccaaatatcaattttttaaaataactcaaGCTCTACAAAACATAAGAATATATGAatacataattttgaaaattatcgATATACAAGATATATCGATTAACAAGCCCGCTATTATATTATAATGTTTGTATTTATTTTGCAGCTTCACAAATTTGTATATTAGTTTTCTTTTCTTAAGTAAATgtgtaaataaaatttattaaataacaaTAATTCTTTTTATTTGATAATTTTACGAACACAAGATAcgtatttgttttatttttttaataaatcttTCTTCATAATTATGTTCTATATAATATAGTATACGTGTCCTTAATAGAAGCTGACACGTGTGCTGAGTGGGAGCTGACTTGAGACAATATTATGATAACTTCAGACCTAGTTCACTAGTTTAGTTAGCTCAACTGCCCGTTGGCTAATGGAACCGAAATTTACAAGGTCAAACTGGCTAAGCTAGCCCCGTACCTAAACCTTGGTAAAAAGAATTGATGGCGGTGGACTTTTTACCACATCTATCCATATTTGAATTTACAGAAATAACATGAATGGATAGGGAAATAGTATTTTTGATAACTTTCATTTTTTATCTTACTATTAGTTTATTTGAAGTTATAATCCATTATCTGTACAAAGACCGTAAATTGACAGAAAATGAACTAACCATCTTTTCGAGGATATTGTTAGAGATCatcaattcttaatcaaatGGATGTAACAGTAACTTGTTGAAAACCCGGAATCTTTACTTGATCTAGGATATGTGATGTATATGATATTAATCTGACGTATCTATTAATCTATTAACAAGTGGTTTTATGAAAAACATGTATGTCATTATAATTGTGTTAGTGTTAGTTTGATGTAAATGTAGcattgaattaaaagtttgaaAGAGTTTAGACTGGTGGAGCTGACGAACTTGAATTTGTTACTtaaatttctgaatttttttcttCTGTAGACTGTAGCCCCTACAAAATAGTACAACTTACTAGAATTGATGTAATATGTATTTAACCATGAAACACGCGCGTACACGCACTAGAAAGGAGAACATAGCCACAAAGATGAGTAAAAAAACGGGTGGTAATTAATATACTATTTTACACCAAAATAAATGTACTGATGTTCATTcaataagatatatatatatatatatatatataagaaaatcaCAAGAAGGGCTTCTTGATTTTATCCTCGACGACCCCTTCATTCCCTGCTAGCATCAAATACTTGTTCCTTCTCGTAAGTGTAGTGCATTCAAACCCCAATACATTGCCCAACTCTTTCTGTATATAATTAGCCACTTCGCAGCAAGATTTCCCACCAGCACAAGTCAGCTCCTTAGGCATCTTTTCCAGAATTTCAATACTGTAGCTTGGTCTAGGATTCATCAAGAAAAATATTGGGTCCAAACACTTTAACCCTCTCGCAGTTGTCCCGTAAAACATGGTTACGTTTGTGTTCATCGCCACAGGCACTATATCATCGGTCAATTCAGCAAACAAAGAGCTAAATCTCAGAAGATACGGCTCTCTGCATGTAGTACCTTCTGGGCATACAATCAAGTCGCCTTCACTTAACAATTTCTGCATAGTTTCACCGTCTAGTCTTCTGTCTCTCGTTAGCCTAACTGTTTTTATAGGTGCCAAGATTTCGGACATTTTGCTAAGGCTGTAAGTTACCGCAGTTAAGGATTTACCAAGTGTAATACTAAGAAAAACAGGATCAAGAAGGGTTCTGTGCGTGCAAACATAGAGTACTCCTTTGCCATTTGGTGAGATATTTGGGGCCGATCCTTTCAGTCTCAGGTTGATTCCACTTAAAACGCCTACGAAAATGGCAAGTTTGAAAGGAAAACAGACTCCCACAAAAATTCTGAAGATTGAAAGTATTATCCCGAAAGGAAGCCACATGAACATGGAGAGAGTTGCAGAGGGTGTGGGCAAGAAAGCTAGCCTGCCGTCATGAAAAACCAGTGGTTTTGGATATTTGTTTCTTGGCATTTGTGAACTTGGATTGCATTTGGCGTCTTCTTTATTGATCACGTATGCTTCCTGTAAAAATTTTGGCAAATTATTCAGTCCCACagaaccaaaataaaataaataaattatggggCAATAGTTATTCTTCTGATTGAAAAAAGATCACCATATTTtctttgaaataattttttttcaaaaaaataaaaaaggctACACGCATACCTTGCAGAGGGAGATTAATAAGTGATCGTCAAAGCTTGAAGTTCCAATACCAAGATCTGGCCTTCTATCACCAAAGAATTCCTTAAGCGCCCGATGCTTTATAACCAACCCAGCATCAGATACCAAACCAGTAAAAAATTGTCCTATGGTATGCAACTCGGTCCCTATAACAGAATCAACACTTAGATATTCCTTAAGGAACCCTTCGACCATGACTCTAGGCACACTCGTGAACACCATTTTAGATCCTGTTGAATCCAAAACCTCATAGGCATGAAGATTGAGGTTTTCAAGATAAAACTTCGGTAAAACAGCTCTTGACACACTTTCCATGTCGTTAGACTTGAGCCCACAGAAAGTAATGAATATCATCACCCTCATTTTGAGCTCATAGTCCAAAACACACAGAAAAGGACATGATAAGAGAAGCAAAAGAGCTCTGAAAATGCTGCCACCTTCAAATGCAACAAGCATAAAGtagggaaagaaagattgattcCTTAGCAATCCTCCATGGATATCACAAACAAGGGTTTGCGCTTTTCTTCCATGCAAATTGCATTTGGTTACACTTGGATACAAAGGAAATTGGTGAGATGTTTTTGTAATGAATGGGTTTTTCAGAACGAAACCATTGTTCTTAACTTTCATTACCGCTCGGTAGCAAGAGTTAGCCAGAAACTGGTACAAGAACCAATCTGCCAATCTGAGGAGCACCATTGGGAACTCCATGGTTTTTAGTGGTGATGTCttcatttgaagaaaaatatgGATTCTGAAAGGAGGAGAAAAGCAGTACGACGGTGAAGAAACAAGAGACGTATCAGAGGCATTTATAGTGGTACGTGTATTAAGAAGGAGGATGGGGGGAGGTTGACCATAAAAATTTTGTTCGCGTGTTGCATTAATTCTCATGACTAAAATACCAATtattatcattttaaaatttatattacgTTTTCTGAGAAATTACACTACATGTGTTACATGCATTTCTCCAAGAAATTTCTTCAAACAATATGGGTTGACGTtgtatgttatgtatatgtgGACAAAAACTTTATAAATATAGTagaaaatctatatatatacgtataatatatattttatatcaagatTGTAATATTTGGTAGGTTATTTGTTGTTCACCGCCAAGTACAAAGCTATGATAGGCCATCAAGTTTTCGTGTATACACTACTGttttaatgaaatgaatattaaaaataaataggtGGTTTGAGTTTACAATGCGCGTTGGATTGTGGGCTTGGGACGTCCTGTTTCTATCACCATTCTTGAGATAAAGTTCAGAGAGCAATCAATGTCGTTTGAAGTACtgaaactataaaatttatttctgatcaattttgactttttttacTTGTATTTTTTAAGGAGGAGGAAAATTGACAGACAGGAGAAATCACTgttgaaattaattaaaaatcccAGCAACTGTGCATCGTTGACCTTTTTATTCGTGCTAAGAAACTCTTTTACACCAAATTGTCTGATTCATTAAGCgatcgtttttttttttccttttcaaaaaaaaattaataataaattctttttaaaaaaatgtgaagtttatttccgaaataatttttaaaaagctTATTTCcggaataattttttaaaaaaattcaatattctCAAAACATAGGACAACTTCCGATGTTGCAATTTGAATATAGGACGACTTCCAATACTATGATATTTAATTTGCACGTTATTTACAATTACTACTAGTTTAAGAGAACGAAGAAAAGGTTTCTCATGTGTGTGAGCttacatttaattaatttaaacaaGCAGCCTACAAATCAATTATTACAAGGAAGAGACAATTTCGGAGCTGTTAATTATAATTCCAATGACATTTTAATTTCACCAAGAATTTTTAACAGTTAATTAGTTTGCTATTTACCGatgcaattatatatatatatatatatatatatagagtaaTTCCAACGGTTCGAAATTTTATTTGAAGCCAAAAGCTCATGCAATTCCCGTTAAATAGTCTGGTAAGGTTTTAATCATTTGATGTGGATTATCTTATATTTCATTATTCTTGCATGAATTTTGCATGCAACTCTGTAAGTTTGAATAGTCCAACCACACCTAATATGTGTCCTTTTGGTAGTACATATCTCgaacaaatcttttaaaatactatattttacaattttttgtAATTTACATTTTGTTGCTTCTTTTCTTctaaactttgatttttttaacattttgtgcatgttatatatatatatatatatatatatatatatatatatgagtttCTCGCAAATCGGGTTGCTCAAAAGTTTGAGTTTCTATTATAACTCAAGACTCGAATGTTGTATATTGCTTTTTGTACTCGATGCATCCGTTAGACGTTTGCTGGCCATTTGTATTTTATTCTGTCACCATAATTTCATTCGCAACATATTTAGTGCATGCTTGAAGTAGTCTTCACGGGATTGACGTGACATCATTTTTATATTGTTTGTATAATTTGAGGTCCGATTGATGTTTCGAACATTTCAGTCGTTGAGAAAAATTATTTACGTTTTTTAACTGTATACATTTGTGGTACGGCATTTTGAGCATAATATATACTGCTAAACtgcaaattataatattttggcATTAATGAAAGTGAAACTCCAAAAAcacttatatttttttttcgaaatgTACATCACTTGAATTAGTTGTTTTAGAGGTAAAAATTACACAAATATGAACTCAAGATAGAGTGACAAAAACCAGACAGCAGATATCGTGCTAGAGTATGTAGAAATAATGGTCCCAGCACAACTTAAAGAAAACATGATCTGTGGTAGAATACCTCGCGTTAGCACTAAAAAATGGTTTGGATAGCAGACCACGCTCTAGATCTTTGAGACAAGAATGATTGCGATTTTAGACTTGTTACTTGACTCGTACACTTGTGATAAATATTGAATAGCTTGGATAGAATTAATTGTTCTAAATTAGAGAAATTTCGATTTTAGTCTTGTAAATTGACATGTTTTGGATTTTATTCATGTAATTTATCAATGTTTGGTTTTCATTAActaacttaattttttttttgtttattcattttgtttttaGCTAATGTAGCAAGAATAAACTCATATTATACATATCAAGATaattcaaaacaaaacaaatcaaaaaaataaaactccTCAACactcaatattttaaaatgggaGAAAAAAAACTTGTTTTTTCCTTTTACttttgcttaaataaattttaacgtGTATAAcatagaataaataaataaattttaacgtGTATAACATAGATTTTATTCATGTTATATGAGTTACATAGAAGAATATCGATTCCAAATAATCTATATTTGATAGATTTAATGGTTTCGAGTGAAAGCAGACCAAAACCAAGACATAGATccaattaatagatgaaaatcaAATATTGACAAGTTATATGATTAAAACTAAAAAACAAGTCGAGATATGAAactaaaattgcaattttttttttaaattatcgTGTTAGAAAAGCTCCACGATAAATCATATGTTATGACGTGGCAAACATCGTAAATTGATGTCATAAAGTCTTAGTTCAGTTAGCACAACACAGAAAAACATGACAAGTCTCCAACTATACATTGCCGAGAAATCCATACGGATCTCCAACACACAAATCAGCTCTATAAACTACTGTATGCTTACCAGAACCGAGGGCACCAAAATAGAATAAACCCGGAAAACTGGACAAGCGTCGCCTCGCCTCGCCTCGTTCCTCTCCCTTTGTGGCTTTGTTAATTATCACTCGCTGCTATGACACATGTTGACGTTAAGCTGCCACTGCCTCGTCCAATACCCCAAACAAAGGGGGTAACGAAAATCCATATCCATCACAAAACGTTGACATTTTTATGTACGCAAGAATTTTTGTACAAAAAATTCATAGTATTCCACCAATGATTATCGAGGATTTGCAACTTCACCAACAGATTTAAGGTGCTAGAGATTATCATCTGGATCGTTCTTTGGGCTGTCGAGAGAATCTCCAGCATAAGATCCATCTGGTTGGCATATAAAAACATTCAAGTTGCCCGACGGAAAAGATTCCTAAGCAcccatgaaaaagaaaaataaattacacATTTCCTACAAAGTTTGTACTGCTATACTGGTCACACAAGAATTATGGTGAGTGGTGGAGATTTTTAAGGAAAGTTTTTTAGCTCGAGACTAAAAGTGGGAAGTTCTTATGTGCCAAAAAACCAACATTAATGTACCAGGTAACCAGTCCCTTGGCCCTCCAACTGGAAAATAATTGGCCGACAGCGTTTGTCTTCATTCATTAAACTCGAATTCTGGAAGTGGGAGACAAGACCTGCCTTTCCTTGGATTCTTGCATACGCCAAGGAAGCAACTTTTTCACTATTGAACTTTTCCCATTTCTTCCCATTAAACACCTGATGTGCATGACCATGACCAATTGATTTGTCAATCGAAAGATCGAGATGTTATAGagaaatattccttgaaagTATATCAGATTATTAGGATACCATTGAAAATTATTGGAGCACAAACCTTGTAGAAAGTAACGATGTGTGAAGGAGACACCATATTGATGAAGGCATACCCCACATTGCACTTATTCTGGaccaaaagaaaataaacattttgttACCAATAGtgaaacaaaatatatatacattcaaCCAAACGCGAAGTTACCTTAAAATCGATCGGTAAATAGAGAAAATCATATGTACCCTTGTGGGTTTCATCGATGGCTGCAAGCAGCATCTTGGAAGTGTATCTTCAGAGATGGAAAGAagaaagataaataaaaatcagCAATTGAAAATAAGAATCCCACACAAAGAAAATGGTACGAGTTTTACTTGTTTGGGATGTTTTTAATCATCAAAGTGGTCCTGCTATCTTCACCATTCATGATCTTTTCCAGATCAAGTTGATACTGCCTTTTATTATCCATCTGGCCACCACTCTCAGCCCTTCTATTCCGAGCCCGGTCAAACAATCCGTCGTTAATGATCGTTCCCATGCCACCAAAAGAGCCATTCTCAAAATACAAAGGACCATTTCCCGACGGTGGAATCATTCGGGAGCTAGCAGAACCACTTTCCGTAAAGTTTCCTGCAAAAGAAATTCCTCTGCTCACAGCCCCAGGAGAACCAAGATGCACTGAGTGAATACCATGGTTGAGACCATAATTTTTTACTCCAAAAGCTGCTGTTTGGTTTATATAGGATGGTTCCGGTGATTCAGGGAAAAATCCAAAATGCTTGTCTAGTTGAATACCAGATGGAGCAGATCCCACGTGATGACCTGAACCAACAAAAGAGCCATGTGGACTTGTATATGGAAAACCAATTCCTTGTTTGCTCGACGGGAATGGACGTCCTTTCAATGATGATGATGACCAGGGTGAAGAATTTAAGTTCTCTGAGGTGATAGTAGGACTTCCCCAGAGAAACTGAGGCCCAGAAAGAGTTCCATCACTCGAAAGCTTGGAATCACCAAATGGTGAAACAAGATCACAACTCGAACTTAACTTGGGATCATAAACAGAGTAAGAATGCTGATATGCAGCTCCTTGTGCTGTATTACATTTAGTAATTACTTGGTTAGCCTTTCTGGGATCTTTACCTATAGGGGCAATCTTTGCAGAGTTCGAGTCGTGGGAGGGAAGAATAGAGGCCAACCCAGGCAAGTGATTGCTTCCCCCAGGGCTGAGACTTCCCAAATTAGACATAGTCGGACCATATGCATGGAATGAATTGTGCTCAACTGGGCTGCCAAAATTTTGCCAGCTACCTGCAAATAAAATGCCACCAGTTAAAGTTCCAAATTATACAGGAAGGTCCCAGAAACAAGAAACAAGAGATGATTTTAGATACATAAATCGACCATCAACATGCCTGGAGGAGAAATGGCTATGGGCGAACCAACGTGATGCAGGAAACCTAGGGCTTCATCTTGATCTGGCTCTAGACTCAGCTGCTGAATTAAGCTGCATTGAGAAAGAACAATCATTGTTGTTATAACTATACTTGAAATTTGTTTCCTACACCAATGAGGTTCGATGGTAGATCTGACCATAGTTCAATTAAAACTGTGGACCGAAACTAAAAGCAGAACCTACAATCCGAACCCTTTTTCAGTTTTGGTTTACAATcacaaaccaaaaaaaaaaaccccaagGTTGATCTATTCCCGTTTCCAGGAATAAAAAAACCAGAAGTAAGGCCAAAATCGTAGCCAACTTAACTTAAGTACTTTAAATTACTAAACTTGCAGCTTGAGCTCAATACCTGTTtggattttttttcctttagcCAAAATCATATTCAAAAGAATTTAAACTATTTGACTAAtagaaatcaaattcaaaacgtacttttacttttaaaatttaaaaatatccacaACATTTTGTAATACAAGTATTCAATATTTAATCTAATAAACTTGATTATGGTAACCTCAAAATCCGCACCACTATTTTTTCCTTAACCGACAAAAGTTGAGGGCATAAATTTCGTTAAAATGGAACTAAATCGTCTCCAAATGATTAGTGAACTACTATACCTTCCATTGTAACCAGGACTGGTGGTTCCAGAACCATCGTTAGACCTATTCGATGGTGCTGATAAAGATGTAATCCTAACGAGAAAACTGAAGCTCCACAGAATGACTAATAATACCATATAATTATTAAGAAAAACATGGGATTTCAAAGGTTGATGTTTCAATGGGGAAAGAAATGAGTTCGCTCAGTATCAGAAGCCCAACTTTCTATACTGAACTGCATTATCTATAAATGCACACATACTTATTGTTTCGTAGGAAAGAGGAATGAGTTCGTAAAGTATCGGAAACCCAGCTTTCTATACGCACCGTATTATTTGTAAATATACAGATACTACAGGGTCTAAGTTAGGAACAGCAACTAAAGACCATGCATGCAAGAAGTCAAAATTCCCAATTACTTTGTAGCAATCCAGGTTTTATTAAGATTCTGCCATTCTTACTCTAAATATCGCCTTGTCAAATAAAGAAACAGATATTTAGGAATttaaaattcactagaaaataaataaaatatcacagtCAAATGGCATAGATTAGGGGTGCACGATAAAAGGAGAAAATCAGCATCTAAGGATTAATAATGAAATGTACCTTCGACGAGCTCCGCCAGGTCGGCTAGGTTCAAGCTTTATGCGCTTCCCAGCAATGTCAATTCTATTTAAAGCCTTAAGAGCTGCATCCGCATCTCTAACATCATAAAACTCGATAAACTTATGGTGTCGTTTGTGTGGTGTTTCCCTTATCTGAGGCCAGAGCATCA
This window contains:
- the LOC142518143 gene encoding glycerol-3-phosphate acyltransferase 1-like, producing MKTSPLKTMEFPMVLLRLADWFLYQFLANSCYRAVMKVKNNGFVLKNPFITKTSHQFPLYPSVTKCNLHGRKAQTLVCDIHGGLLRNQSFFPYFMLVAFEGGSIFRALLLLLSCPFLCVLDYELKMRVMIFITFCGLKSNDMESVSRAVLPKFYLENLNLHAYEVLDSTGSKMVFTSVPRVMVEGFLKEYLSVDSVIGTELHTIGQFFTGLVSDAGLVIKHRALKEFFGDRRPDLGIGTSSFDDHLLISLCKEAYVINKEDAKCNPSSQMPRNKYPKPLVFHDGRLAFLPTPSATLSMFMWLPFGIILSIFRIFVGVCFPFKLAIFVGVLSGINLRLKGSAPNISPNGKGVLYVCTHRTLLDPVFLSITLGKSLTAVTYSLSKMSEILAPIKTVRLTRDRRLDGETMQKLLSEGDLIVCPEGTTCREPYLLRFSSLFAELTDDIVPVAMNTNVTMFYGTTARGLKCLDPIFFLMNPRPSYSIEILEKMPKELTCAGGKSCCEVANYIQKELGNVLGFECTTLTRRNKYLMLAGNEGVVEDKIKKPFL